In the Diprion similis isolate iyDipSimi1 chromosome 2, iyDipSimi1.1, whole genome shotgun sequence genome, one interval contains:
- the LOC124416644 gene encoding putative leucine-rich repeat-containing protein DDB_G0290503, translating into MMPKKDLVKSAKNPKIDETQINTQVQSHSQSLDEQQTPLDRFTETWSSPSQNQILLAQDWVQLTNVKDQLAQANQQTETLKRKIRDEEKSNDVMAKIINQNNNNEIEMTKRKQSSQELMSAIREKMNVLPKRLEGSKKSKTSLAQSYDNLCLEQNKIKCSVITFKNKVFNEKKGLQKEVKVKYDERLIIQTKCREVDKEVMEMNELVCNKIRTYEELSQMIENNQKQCNEQIIQVSEVTKDIETNLKVEEEEKYKLAIENNEHSKIFNDLKSKFEEEQRNVTKSEKQVEYLKPKTLNLKEIVSNLNKEICDLKNTNLALISNKDLELAKYRKQLQDLKLIDLQHMNKLNAAISDNKTLSNAVAKTDEDTEELKNTIESKDIQIKQINTKLNGVLEKNKELYMNIERLNEELITQGKQVSQNKSAFEVYTTNKDKYDKSEGELKAKLVIVQQNLNDKCDEKARLLERAINKETEFSKQMKQFERDIKQKDEQIKGSQNAAKNLQLEMEQDQLEYDREIQYATHLSTQCQLLGHDREIKENNMQIGALKRDLAAAKAEHEERSLKNDADGKENVKQETEAKRIRCAIDDLNKQYVTIQLENEGLQNKLKKAERSSKIIPTQGTSELKDSNQFVESPSQKFLPNQVTTPKPILKSAAKASPLKMQKVQFNIGSTSKIKSINPLDVFEEAERRYIQAAESYKPNFANILSISQESVTPAPVIDEARKEQTRKFFKRSRAEQKKVVSTSNTPDPYEMP; encoded by the exons ATGATGCCGAAAAAAGATCTCGTTAAATCagcaaaaaatccgaaaatcgATGAAACACAGATCAACACTCAGGTACAGAGTCACAGCCAGAGTCTAGATGAGCAGCAAACTCCTTTGGACCGATTTACAGAGACTTGGAGCTCTCCATCACAAAATCAGATTCTTCTTGCTCAAGATTGG GTTCAATTGACGAATGTGAAAGATCAACTTGCACAAGCCAATCAGCAAACTGAAACACTCAAACGAAAAATTCGCGATGAGGAGAAAAGTAACGATGTAATGGCAAAAATAATCAAccagaataataacaatgaaattgaaatgaccAAACG AAAACAATCGTCCCAAGAATTGATGTCTGCCAtccgagaaaaaatgaatgtacTACCAAAAAGACTTGAAGGTTCCAAAAAGAGTAAAACCAGTCTAGCTCAGTCATATGATAACTTGTGTTtagaacaaaacaaaataaaatgttcaGTCATAACATTTAAAAACAAAG tttttaatgaaaaaaaaggactGCAGAAAGAAGTGAAAGTAAAATATGATGAACGCTTGATTATTCAAACAAAATGTCGCGAAGTTGACAAAGAAGTAATGGAAATGAATGAGTTGGTGTGCAACAAAATTCGTACATATGAAGAGCTCAGTCAAATGATTGAGAATAATCAGAAACAGTGCAATGAGCaaataatacaagtttcagaAGTCACAAAAGATATTGAGACGAACTTAAaagtggaagaagaagagaaatatAAATTGGCAATT GAAAATAATGaacattcaaaaattttcaacgacctTAAGAGTAAGTTCGAAGAGGAACAGCGTAATGTCACAAAATCTGAGAAGCAAGTGGAATATTTGAAACCTAAGACACTGAATCTTAAAGAAATCGTGTCTAATCTCAATAAGGAGATTTGTGATTTGAAGAATACAAATCTTGCCttaatatcaaacaaagattTGGAATTAGCTAAATACAG GAAGCAGCTACAAGATCTGAAATTGATAGACTTACAGCACATGAATAAACTAAACGCAGCCATCTCTGATAATAAGACATTATCGAATGCTGTAGCAAAAACAGATGAGGACacagaagaattgaaaaacacaATAGAAAGCAAAGATATTCAG atcAAACAGATCAATACAAAGTTGAACGGTGTGttggagaaaaataaggaattatacatgaatattGAGAGGCTGAATGAGGAATTAATAACCCAAGGAAAACAAGTGTCACAGAATAAAAGTGCTTTTGAGGTTTACACAACCAACAAAGACAAATATGATAAATCAGAAGGTGAACTCAAAGCAAAACTAGTAATAGTTCAACAGAATCTAAATgataaatgcgatgaaaaagCTAGGCTCCTGGAAAGGGCGATTAATAAAGAAACTGAGTTCTCTAAACAAATGAAGCAATTCGAAAGAGATATTAAACAAAAGGATGAACAGATTAAAGGTTCACAAAATGCTGCAAAGAATTTGCAACTCGAAATGGAACAGGATCAATTAGAGTATGACAGGGAAATACAG TACGCAACGCATTTGTCAACGCAATGTCAACTACTGGGACACGACAgggaaatcaaagaaaataacaTGCAAATTGGAGCTCTTAAACGCGATCTGGCAGCTGCGAAGGCTGAACATGAAGAAAGGAGTCTGAAGAATGATGCTGATGGCAAAGAGAATGTAAAACAAGAAACTGAAGCAAAACGAATCAGATGCGCAATTGATGATCTTAATAAACAATATGTCACAATTCAGCTAGAGAATGAAGGGcttcaaaataaattgaaaaaagctgaAAGATCAAGCAAAATTATACCCACACAAGGAACCAGTGAACTAAAGGACTCCAACCAATTTGTAGAATCACcttctcaaaaatttctg CCAAATCAAGTTACAACTCCGAAGCCAATATTGAAATCAGCTGCGAAAGCTAGTCCACTAAAAATGCAGAAGGTACAGTTCAACATTGGATCCAcctcaaaaataaaaagcattAACCCACTGGATGTT ttTGAAGAAGCCGAACGCCGCTATATCCAGGCAGCAGAATCATACAAACCAAACTTTGCAAACATACTAAGTATTTCACAAGAGTCAGTGACACCAGCACCAGTTATTGAT gaGGCACGTAAAGAACAAACTCGCAAATTTTTCAAGCGTTCTAGAGCGGAGCAAAAGAAAGTTGTCTCCACATCCAATACACCCGATCCCTACGAAATGCCGTAA